In Nostoc edaphicum CCNP1411, a genomic segment contains:
- the psb35 gene encoding photosystem II assembly protein Psb35, giving the protein MLILIEIATNPTYTRYIQISLLAIILGGFLLATIVGSIGWYISKRPAGWENAETPNWIVQLTKNLNKQKSSDN; this is encoded by the coding sequence ATGTTAATCCTGATCGAGATAGCAACTAATCCTACATATACAAGATATATCCAAATTTCTTTGCTGGCAATAATACTTGGCGGTTTTCTACTAGCTACAATTGTTGGTTCAATTGGCTGGTATATCTCTAAGCGCCCTGCTGGTTGGGAAAATGCAGAGACTCCAAACTGGATTGTACAACTTACTAAAAATCTTAATAAACAGAAGTCATCGGATAATTAG
- a CDS encoding pentapeptide repeat-containing protein gives MEAEEVLQRYAAGQRNFCGVNLQGIYMRGVNLRGVNLSWADLSKASLMDVNLNEADLRGTCFKESFLILANLTEADLSYANFTSAYLTLANLSQTNLNQTNFTKANLTKANLTGARYLISTNLHQVIITDAIMPDGKVHSKMSLWKKTGICLKSWTKNGFYNCSHVKQ, from the coding sequence ATGGAAGCAGAAGAAGTATTGCAGAGGTATGCAGCAGGACAACGTAATTTCTGTGGGGTAAACCTTCAAGGAATATACATGAGAGGGGTGAATTTGAGAGGAGTAAACCTTAGTTGGGCTGACTTAAGTAAGGCTTCTTTGATGGATGTTAATCTGAATGAAGCTGATCTGCGTGGAACTTGCTTCAAAGAATCTTTTCTGATATTAGCAAATCTAACTGAGGCAGATTTGAGTTATGCTAACTTCACATCAGCTTATTTAACTTTAGCTAATTTGAGTCAGACCAATCTAAATCAGACGAATTTCACTAAAGCTAACCTCACGAAAGCCAATTTGACCGGAGCAAGATATCTAATTTCAACTAACCTTCATCAGGTTATAATAACTGATGCGATTATGCCAGATGGAAAAGTACACAGCAAAATGAGTTTGTGGAAAAAAACAGGTATTTGTCTAAAAAGTTGGACAAAGAATGGATTTTATAATTGCTCTCATGTCAAACAGTGA
- the rocD gene encoding ornithine--oxo-acid transaminase, which translates to MQATNVTLGIPNLNTMNTQDYIEIEQQYGADNYHPLDVVITKGQGVWIWDIEGKKYLDFLSAYSALNQGHCHPKILAAMIEQAEKVTLTSRAFRNDQLGRFYEKLSEISGLPKVLPMNSGAEAVETAIKAIRKWAYKIKGVPENQAEIIVCSNNFSGRTISLISFSTEEQYQDGFGPLTTGFKVIPFGDAEALEKAITPNTAAFLVEPIQGEGGIIVPPNGFLKQAEQICRHHNVLLVFDEIQTGLGRTGKMFAHQYENVKPDGITVGKALSGGFYPISAFISTDEVMSVFQPGDHGSTFGGNPLAAAIGIAALDVLIEENLPEKAAQLGEYFITKLQSIESSYIKEVRGKGLLIGMELHPKAGGARRFCKALAKEGLLAKETRDNVIRFAPPLVISQDEIDWALEKIERVLTTTC; encoded by the coding sequence ATGCAAGCAACAAACGTAACTCTGGGAATTCCCAACCTCAACACTATGAATACCCAGGATTATATTGAAATAGAACAACAATATGGTGCTGATAATTACCATCCTTTAGATGTAGTCATTACTAAAGGGCAAGGAGTGTGGATATGGGATATAGAAGGTAAAAAATACCTAGATTTTCTTTCAGCTTACTCAGCATTAAATCAAGGTCATTGTCATCCCAAAATCCTTGCAGCCATGATTGAGCAAGCCGAGAAAGTTACACTAACTTCCAGGGCTTTTCGCAATGACCAATTGGGAAGATTTTATGAGAAGCTTTCTGAGATTTCTGGTTTACCTAAAGTGCTACCCATGAATTCGGGAGCCGAAGCTGTGGAAACTGCTATCAAAGCCATTCGGAAATGGGCTTATAAAATAAAAGGTGTACCAGAAAATCAAGCAGAAATTATTGTTTGTAGTAATAATTTTTCTGGACGCACTATTAGTTTAATCAGTTTTTCCACAGAAGAACAATATCAAGATGGATTTGGGCCTTTAACTACTGGGTTTAAAGTTATCCCTTTTGGTGATGCTGAGGCTTTAGAAAAAGCGATTACTCCTAACACTGCTGCATTTTTGGTAGAACCAATTCAGGGTGAGGGAGGTATTATCGTTCCTCCCAACGGGTTTTTAAAGCAAGCAGAACAAATCTGTCGCCATCATAATGTATTACTGGTTTTTGATGAAATTCAAACTGGGTTGGGAAGAACAGGTAAAATGTTTGCTCATCAATATGAGAATGTTAAGCCAGATGGCATAACTGTAGGAAAAGCTTTATCTGGTGGATTTTATCCAATTTCTGCGTTTATTTCTACTGACGAAGTGATGAGTGTATTTCAACCAGGAGATCATGGTAGTACCTTTGGCGGAAATCCATTAGCTGCTGCTATTGGAATTGCAGCACTGGATGTTCTTATAGAAGAAAATTTGCCAGAAAAAGCTGCTCAACTAGGAGAGTATTTCATCACGAAATTACAATCAATTGAGAGTTCATATATCAAGGAAGTGCGTGGCAAAGGGTTATTAATTGGGATGGAATTGCACCCCAAAGCTGGTGGTGCTAGACGTTTTTGTAAAGCCTTAGCTAAAGAGGGATTATTAGCTAAAGAAACTAGAGATAATGTCATTCGTTTTGCTCCACCCTTAGTTATTTCCCAAGATGAAATAGATTGGGCATTGGAGAAAATTGAGCGAGTTTTGACAACCACTTGTTAG
- a CDS encoding 1,9-bis(guanidino)-5-aza-nonane synthase, giving the protein MNREELLQQTVQAIDIKAFDVVGLVEAMGKTAFQGRNLGRAAKIYDAMLQDKECTIILCLAGSLFSAGLKGIVHDLITHNMVDAIVSTGANIVDQDFFEALGYRHYVGDPFADDEVLRQQRIDRIYDTYIDEDQLRVCDMTIAEIAENLEKRPYSSREFIEQMAVYLERRGNYGQSVVQAAYQHQVPIFVPAFSDCSAGFGLVHHQWNSPESHLSIDSVRDFRELTQCKLASNYTGLVMIGGGVPKNFAQDTVVAAEMLGFDTSMHKYTIQVTVADERDGALSGSTLKEAHSWGKVDKATEQMVFSEATVAFPLIAGYAYHKGNWRERQPHHLAELFTKPQPKVVTV; this is encoded by the coding sequence ATGAATCGTGAAGAACTTTTGCAACAGACTGTGCAAGCAATTGACATCAAAGCTTTCGATGTTGTTGGCTTAGTGGAAGCTATGGGTAAAACAGCTTTCCAAGGTCGAAATTTGGGGCGGGCAGCAAAAATTTATGACGCAATGCTGCAAGATAAAGAATGTACGATTATTCTGTGTTTAGCTGGGTCTTTGTTTAGTGCTGGACTTAAGGGAATAGTCCACGATTTAATTACTCACAATATGGTAGATGCGATCGTGTCTACTGGCGCTAACATTGTTGATCAAGATTTCTTTGAAGCGTTGGGTTATCGTCATTATGTTGGCGACCCCTTTGCTGATGATGAAGTGTTAAGACAGCAACGGATAGACCGCATATATGACACCTACATTGATGAAGATCAACTGCGGGTGTGTGACATGACGATCGCCGAAATCGCCGAGAATTTAGAGAAGCGTCCCTATTCTTCACGGGAATTTATTGAGCAGATGGCGGTTTATTTAGAACGTCGGGGTAACTATGGTCAATCTGTGGTGCAAGCAGCCTACCAACACCAAGTCCCAATTTTTGTACCCGCTTTTAGTGACTGTTCGGCTGGCTTTGGTTTAGTGCATCACCAATGGAATTCTCCAGAATCTCATTTAAGCATTGACTCGGTGCGAGACTTTAGGGAGTTGACGCAGTGCAAACTAGCTTCCAACTACACTGGTTTGGTGATGATTGGTGGTGGTGTACCGAAAAACTTCGCCCAGGATACGGTGGTAGCTGCGGAAATGCTGGGGTTTGATACGAGTATGCACAAGTATACAATTCAAGTCACTGTCGCCGATGAACGGGATGGGGCTTTATCTGGTTCTACTCTCAAAGAAGCGCATTCTTGGGGGAAAGTAGATAAAGCTACTGAACAAATGGTGTTTTCTGAGGCAACTGTAGCGTTCCCGTTAATTGCGGGGTATGCGTATCATAAGGGGAACTGGCGCGAGCGCCAACCACATCATTTAGCTGAGTTATTCACTAAACCTCAACCCAAGGTAGTGACTGTATAG
- a CDS encoding ABC transporter ATP-binding protein, with protein MKLEVKHLSWSIEGKQILHDINLQVSSGEFVGLIGPNGSGKSTLLRCMYRVLKPDSGVIILNGQNIWHLSAREMAQATAVVLQEASTEFDFTVAEMVLMGRNVHLGLFDRETEKDHSIVFDALVQVGMNDFAERSFISLSGGEKQRVLIARAIAQQARFLILDEPTNHLDIRYQLELLELVKGLGVTTIAALHDLNLAASYCDRIYVVNNGTIRAVGTPQDVLQSDLIREVFGVGSTVETDPSNGKLHISFFLDAKIGSKRNSLAP; from the coding sequence ATGAAATTAGAGGTGAAACACCTATCCTGGAGTATTGAGGGAAAGCAGATTTTACATGACATCAATCTGCAAGTGTCGTCAGGTGAGTTTGTCGGGCTGATTGGCCCTAATGGTAGTGGTAAGTCAACTTTGCTCAGATGTATGTATCGTGTCCTCAAGCCAGATAGTGGGGTGATAATCCTCAATGGTCAGAATATTTGGCATTTGAGTGCCCGTGAAATGGCACAAGCTACAGCAGTTGTTTTGCAGGAAGCATCGACTGAATTTGACTTTACTGTTGCAGAAATGGTACTGATGGGGCGTAACGTTCATCTAGGGTTATTTGACCGCGAGACAGAAAAAGACCACTCCATAGTCTTCGATGCTTTGGTACAGGTGGGAATGAATGACTTTGCAGAACGTAGTTTTATTTCCCTTTCTGGTGGAGAAAAACAACGGGTGTTGATTGCACGCGCGATCGCTCAACAAGCACGGTTTTTGATTCTCGATGAGCCGACTAATCACCTTGATATTCGCTATCAGTTAGAACTTTTGGAACTGGTGAAGGGGTTGGGTGTGACTACTATTGCAGCGTTGCACGATTTGAATTTGGCTGCTAGTTATTGCGATCGCATTTATGTTGTCAATAATGGAACAATAAGAGCAGTAGGAACGCCTCAAGATGTACTACAATCTGATTTAATCCGTGAGGTGTTCGGTGTCGGTTCAACAGTAGAAACCGACCCAAGTAATGGTAAGTTACACATCAGCTTCTTCTTAGATGCAAAAATAGGGAGCAAGAGGAATTCCCTTGCTCCTTAA
- a CDS encoding FecCD family ABC transporter permease, which yields MKNLFPKQLRKNKQQRYKLLMVAMIIILLVSLTLAVMIGPVPIPPLRVWQIALSQVFPNITGDWTQAQVQIVWLIRFPRVLLAFFVGAGLSMVGVIMQALVRNPLADPFILGISSGASVGAVLVILFGIFSFFGVYALSFGAFLGALLAFFVVFFLARRQGHLSSTRLILIGVAVSSLFEAVTSFLAIKAGSGEATRRVLFWLLGGLSGTTWTDLILPMLALFLGIGYLLLQTRSLNALLIGEETARTLGTDTDRFRKQLFLVTSLLTGVIVAVSGVIGFVGLMIPHSVRFLVGSDHRRVLPVSLLLGGIFLIWADVLARTIVAPEELPIGIITALFGAPFFIWLMQGKGGGK from the coding sequence ATGAAAAATTTATTCCCAAAGCAATTGAGAAAAAACAAGCAGCAACGCTACAAGCTGCTAATGGTAGCAATGATTATCATATTGTTGGTGTCTCTGACGTTGGCGGTAATGATTGGGCCAGTGCCTATCCCTCCTTTGAGGGTATGGCAGATAGCTTTATCCCAAGTGTTTCCAAACATTACAGGAGACTGGACGCAAGCACAAGTTCAAATTGTCTGGCTGATCCGCTTTCCGCGTGTGCTATTGGCTTTTTTTGTGGGTGCTGGACTATCAATGGTTGGTGTCATCATGCAAGCACTGGTGCGAAATCCCCTAGCTGACCCATTTATTCTCGGTATTTCCTCTGGCGCGTCGGTGGGTGCTGTTTTAGTTATCCTATTTGGTATTTTCTCCTTTTTTGGTGTGTACGCCCTGTCTTTTGGGGCTTTCCTTGGTGCGCTCTTAGCATTTTTTGTTGTTTTCTTTTTAGCACGACGACAAGGACACCTCTCCTCCACCCGCTTAATTTTAATTGGTGTAGCAGTATCGTCTCTGTTTGAGGCGGTAACGAGTTTCTTGGCTATCAAGGCTGGAAGTGGTGAAGCCACACGACGAGTATTGTTTTGGTTATTGGGAGGACTTTCGGGAACAACGTGGACAGACTTAATCCTGCCGATGCTGGCTTTGTTCTTGGGAATCGGGTATTTGTTACTCCAGACGCGATCGCTAAATGCACTCCTCATCGGTGAAGAAACAGCTCGGACTCTGGGAACTGACACCGATCGCTTCCGTAAGCAGTTATTCCTAGTAACTTCACTGTTGACAGGTGTAATAGTTGCTGTCAGTGGTGTCATTGGCTTTGTTGGACTAATGATTCCTCACAGCGTCCGTTTCCTCGTCGGCTCAGATCATCGCCGGGTGTTACCTGTGAGTCTGCTGCTGGGCGGAATTTTCTTAATTTGGGCAGATGTTCTAGCACGTACCATTGTCGCCCCAGAGGAACTGCCCATTGGGATTATTACGGCACTTTTCGGCGCTCCTTTTTTCATTTGGTTGATGCAAGGTAAAGGTGGTGGAAAATGA
- a CDS encoding ribbon-helix-helix domain-containing protein encodes MSISLTPEQIQRIQQQLHTGHYASATEVIDQALKLLEASTEEPQRGEKMLKMFEETGFLGSLPDANPDLSSNYKSIIYTEIGSQHDSC; translated from the coding sequence ATGTCTATTTCTTTAACACCTGAACAAATTCAGCGTATCCAGCAGCAACTCCATACAGGTCATTATGCCAGTGCTACCGAGGTAATCGATCAGGCATTGAAACTCCTAGAAGCCAGCACGGAAGAGCCTCAGCGCGGTGAGAAAATGCTAAAAATGTTTGAGGAAACAGGGTTTCTTGGCTCACTACCAGATGCTAATCCAGACCTTTCTAGTAATTATAAATCCATTATTTATACCGAAATTGGATCGCAACATGATTCTTGCTGA
- a CDS encoding type II toxin-antitoxin system VapC family toxin, with amino-acid sequence MILADTGFFVAIASTKDRYHSLAIAGLETINEPIITTYPVITETCYLLLREAGSKVPPRFLRNFIESKDLTIFNLEIIHLQRIAELMETYSDIPMDFADASLVVLAEHLGEGRILSSDRRDFSIYRWQNSRRFSNLMFADS; translated from the coding sequence ATGATTCTTGCTGATACAGGATTTTTTGTCGCTATTGCCAGTACAAAGGATCGATATCATTCTCTAGCAATTGCGGGACTGGAAACGATCAACGAGCCAATCATTACTACTTACCCAGTTATCACTGAAACTTGCTACTTACTATTAAGAGAAGCAGGTAGCAAAGTTCCGCCCAGATTTCTCAGGAATTTCATTGAAAGCAAAGACTTGACTATATTTAATTTAGAAATTATTCATTTACAGCGAATTGCAGAGTTGATGGAAACCTATAGTGACATACCAATGGATTTTGCTGATGCTTCTTTAGTAGTTCTAGCAGAACATCTTGGAGAAGGGCGAATTCTCAGCAGTGACAGGCGAGATTTTTCGATATATCGATGGCAGAACAGCCGTCGATTTAGTAATTTGATGTTTGCAGATAGTTAA
- a CDS encoding ABC transporter substrate-binding protein, producing MSKLHRRIWIFKPFVAVLAVLMLGMVSGCAGNVTAPTYITSNGTPYTPFTLKNCDLTITYKQPPQRAVTMMQSATEVMLALGLEKQMVGTAYLDNPILPEYQQAYSQIRVLAPKYPSREVFLGVEPDFVFSTEESAFAKEALGSQSELLKLGISSYLLPIECDRPELRPERVTMENLYQEIREIGQIFAVEQRAEKLIVQLRSQLQATQQKLGKVTTKKRIFWYDSEDPPVTASNWGIPNHIIELAGGENIFKDIQEKKAWVTVNWEDVIARQPDVIVLIDANWSSAEEKRRLLKSNPAYSQLKAVQQDKFIVIGFSYTMPGIRNVAGVRQLAEALYPEKFK from the coding sequence GTGAGTAAATTACATCGCCGGATCTGGATATTTAAACCCTTTGTTGCAGTCTTAGCAGTGCTGATGCTGGGAATGGTTTCAGGGTGTGCAGGAAATGTCACTGCCCCAACTTATATTACCTCTAATGGAACACCATATACCCCATTTACACTTAAGAACTGTGATTTGACAATTACTTACAAACAACCACCACAACGTGCTGTCACCATGATGCAATCGGCGACGGAGGTCATGCTAGCGCTGGGTTTAGAAAAGCAGATGGTTGGTACAGCCTACCTGGATAATCCGATTTTGCCAGAGTACCAACAAGCATATTCCCAAATTCGCGTTTTAGCGCCAAAGTACCCGTCACGGGAAGTTTTTTTGGGGGTTGAGCCAGATTTTGTCTTCTCCACTGAGGAAAGCGCTTTTGCCAAAGAAGCACTAGGGTCACAATCAGAGTTACTAAAACTAGGTATTTCTTCTTATTTATTGCCCATTGAATGCGATCGCCCAGAACTTAGACCTGAGCGCGTGACGATGGAGAATTTATATCAAGAAATCCGAGAAATCGGGCAGATTTTTGCAGTAGAACAACGAGCAGAAAAGTTAATTGTGCAACTGCGATCGCAACTCCAAGCAACCCAACAAAAGCTAGGGAAAGTGACAACCAAAAAGCGCATTTTCTGGTATGATTCTGAAGATCCTCCCGTAACTGCTTCTAACTGGGGAATACCCAATCATATTATTGAATTAGCCGGTGGAGAAAATATATTCAAAGATATCCAAGAAAAAAAAGCGTGGGTAACAGTTAATTGGGAAGATGTAATTGCACGTCAACCAGATGTGATTGTTCTCATTGATGCTAACTGGTCATCTGCCGAAGAGAAGCGTCGATTACTTAAATCAAACCCTGCTTACTCTCAGTTAAAAGCAGTGCAACAAGATAAATTTATTGTCATCGGTTTTAGTTACACGATGCCAGGAATTAGGAATGTCGCAGGGGTGAGGCAGTTAGCAGAGGCTTTATATCCAGAGAAGTTTAAATGA
- a CDS encoding TonB-dependent siderophore receptor yields MKQHSLFAYLWLTSTISIFTNFPVYAEEIAIKDIPQLSEIQLPHTSVKDLFAQQQNPVIQVTGIRLNKTPSNLEIILETPASDKLQVTTKTEENNFIVDIPNAQLSLPAGNSFRQEKPFAGITELVVTNQDANSIRVTVTGETAIPKVELDDSDEGLIFVVIPVTSPTSETPPNEPIELTVTGESDTYSVPDASTATRTDAQLRDIPQSIQVIPRQVIEDRNVVRLSELADNVSGVQPERGYGGLSSLGFRVRGFLTNFETLRNGFPDYGYFSPRDVANIERLEILKGPAAVLYGGSPTQYAGGSGVINTTTKKPLVEPYYNASVTYGSYNFLRPTLDISGPLTDDKSVLYRLNVAYESSDSFRDFVEYDSFFISPVVEIKVGDRTKLTFEYEHQKYNFVFDNGFPIEPEVLQLGRNRFLGEPNFANGEVTFNSLTYRLEHEFDDNWKFRQGFNVLSANLNDARQVSPGSLREDRQTLDRSFYASDEEHENITLQNEISGKFSTGSIRHNVLFGVDLARNLFNYIFAPDLELSINIFNPQYGGTPTPVEDGSPFGRKIVSENVGLFAQNLIELTPNFKVLLGGRLDFNDYSRQGRVSGDILDKQSNTRFSPRVGVIYQPSDATSLYFNWSNGFSPQFQARSRTTEEFEPQTTQQFEVGVKQNFLDNKLSATLAFFQITKQNVLTPDPVDDLFSIQTGEQRSRGIELDIAGEISPSWKVIFNYAYIDGEVTKDNVIPVGDRLFGVPEHSAGLWTTYELQSGSLQGLGFGAGLYFVGEQEVDLPNTFQLPSYLRADASIFYRRQNYRFAVNFKNISNVKYYEVDGYSIDPAPPFTVLGTVSVEF; encoded by the coding sequence TCTGATAAGTTGCAAGTTACCACTAAAACTGAGGAAAATAACTTTATTGTCGATATTCCTAACGCGCAACTAAGTTTACCTGCTGGTAATTCATTTCGTCAAGAAAAACCATTTGCAGGAATTACAGAATTAGTCGTCACCAATCAAGATGCAAATAGTATCCGGGTAACAGTAACAGGTGAAACCGCTATACCAAAAGTTGAGTTAGATGACAGCGATGAAGGGTTAATTTTTGTCGTCATACCAGTCACATCACCTACTAGCGAAACACCACCAAATGAACCGATTGAACTGACAGTGACGGGGGAGAGCGATACATATTCAGTACCCGATGCTAGCACTGCAACAAGGACAGATGCACAACTCAGGGATATTCCCCAATCAATTCAAGTCATTCCCCGTCAGGTGATTGAAGATCGAAATGTTGTGCGTCTTTCGGAATTGGCGGATAACGTTAGTGGTGTACAACCAGAACGGGGATACGGGGGATTGTCGTCATTAGGATTTCGGGTGCGTGGGTTTCTCACCAATTTTGAAACTTTACGCAATGGCTTTCCCGATTATGGTTACTTCAGTCCGCGAGATGTGGCTAATATCGAGAGGTTGGAAATTCTCAAAGGGCCGGCGGCGGTACTTTATGGTGGTAGCCCAACACAGTATGCAGGTGGAAGTGGTGTTATTAATACAACTACCAAAAAGCCGCTTGTAGAGCCTTATTACAACGCGAGTGTAACTTATGGAAGTTATAACTTTTTGCGTCCGACTTTAGATATTAGCGGCCCACTGACAGATGATAAATCAGTGCTGTATCGTTTGAACGTCGCCTATGAAAGTTCTGACAGTTTTCGTGATTTTGTTGAGTATGACAGCTTTTTTATCTCCCCTGTGGTAGAGATCAAAGTAGGCGATCGCACTAAACTCACCTTTGAATACGAACACCAGAAATATAACTTTGTTTTTGATAATGGTTTTCCTATTGAGCCAGAAGTTCTCCAACTTGGGCGCAATCGATTTTTAGGAGAACCCAATTTTGCTAATGGGGAAGTGACATTTAACTCATTAACCTATAGATTAGAACACGAATTTGACGACAACTGGAAATTTCGCCAAGGATTTAATGTCCTCAGTGCTAATTTGAATGACGCAAGACAGGTATCTCCTGGTTCTTTGCGAGAAGATCGTCAGACATTAGACCGTTCTTTTTACGCTTCGGATGAGGAACACGAAAATATCACTCTCCAAAACGAAATTTCTGGCAAGTTTTCTACTGGTTCTATTCGCCATAATGTGCTATTTGGAGTAGATTTAGCTCGAAATTTATTTAACTACATTTTTGCCCCAGACCTTGAACTATCAATAAATATTTTTAACCCGCAATATGGTGGAACTCCTACTCCTGTAGAAGATGGTTCTCCCTTTGGTCGAAAAATTGTCTCCGAGAATGTTGGTTTATTCGCGCAGAACTTAATTGAACTTACACCTAATTTCAAAGTTTTATTAGGTGGTCGCTTGGACTTTAATGATTACAGTCGTCAAGGCCGTGTGAGTGGCGATATTCTCGATAAACAATCAAATACTCGATTTTCGCCGCGAGTTGGAGTTATATATCAACCAAGCGATGCTACTTCGCTTTACTTCAATTGGTCTAATGGTTTTTCTCCCCAATTTCAAGCCAGAAGTCGGACAACTGAAGAATTTGAACCGCAAACTACCCAGCAATTTGAGGTAGGGGTGAAACAGAATTTTCTTGACAATAAACTTTCTGCAACTTTGGCATTCTTTCAAATTACCAAGCAGAATGTATTGACACCAGATCCAGTAGACGATTTATTTAGTATCCAAACGGGAGAACAACGCAGTCGAGGTATTGAATTAGATATTGCAGGTGAAATATCACCAAGTTGGAAAGTGATTTTCAACTATGCTTACATTGATGGCGAAGTGACAAAAGATAATGTGATTCCTGTAGGAGACAGATTATTTGGTGTCCCAGAACATAGCGCTGGATTGTGGACAACTTATGAGCTGCAAAGTGGTAGTTTGCAGGGATTAGGATTTGGTGCTGGATTGTATTTTGTTGGGGAGCAGGAGGTGGATTTACCGAATACGTTTCAACTTCCAAGTTATTTACGAGCGGATGCTTCTATCTTTTATCGACGGCAAAATTATCGATTTGCAGTCAACTTCAAGAATATTTCAAATGTTAAATATTATGAGGTTGATGGGTATAGTATTGACCCTGCACCACCGTTTACAGTGTTGGGAACAGTGTCAGTTGAGTTTTAA